From Labeo rohita strain BAU-BD-2019 chromosome 18, IGBB_LRoh.1.0, whole genome shotgun sequence, the proteins below share one genomic window:
- the ttc36 gene encoding tetratricopeptide repeat protein 36, whose protein sequence is MASAHDRAVLQAIFNPTSPFGDIPGLNQEDELTDDDSVFDPELVKQVKDLELQGVSAAESGDLPAALQHFNQAIRILPQRASAYNNRAQTKRLQGDTKGAIEDLEHAISLSGGAGRSACQALVQRGLLLRLSGRDEEARVDFEKAAALGNEFARQQAVILNPYAALCNRMLSEVINKLRNPEMSDMP, encoded by the exons ATGGCATCAGCACATGACAGAGCAGTTTTACAGGCCATCTTTAACCCTACGAGCCCTTTTGGAGATATCCCTGGATTAAATCAAGAAGATGAGCTGACAGATGATG ACAGTGTTTTTGACCCAGAACTAGTGAAACAGGTGAAAGATCTGGAACTGCAGGGAGTTTCGGCTGCTGAGTCTGGAGACCTGCCCGCTGCTCTTCAGCATTTTAACCAGGCCATCAGGATCCTGCCTCAGAGGGCTTCAGCATACAACAACCGAGCCCAGACCAAACGCCTGCAGGGAGACACAAAAG GTGCAATTGAAGATCTGGAGCATGCCATTTCTCTCAGCGGTGGTGCTGGGCGATCAGCCTGCCAGGCATTGGTTCAGCGTGGGCTTCTTCTCAGGTTGTCAGGTCGTGATGAGGAGGCTCGGGTGGACTTTGAGAAGGCAGCAGCTCTAGGCAATGAGTTTGCCAGGCAGCAGGCTGTGATCTTGAACCCCTACGCTGCCCTATGTAACCGCATGCTGTCAGAGGTCATCAATAAACTACGCAACCCAGAAATGTCAGACATGCCATAG